The window TCGATCCCGGCGACGTCGAGGTCCTCCTCGAAGGAGTCGACCTGCCTGCCGAAGGCGTTGCGGCGCACGATCATGTCGAGCCCGCCGAGCTGGTGCTGGTCGGGTCGGCCGTCGAGGACCTTCTCGGCGAGCAGGATCATCCCGGCGCACGAGCCGTAGGTCGGCATGCCCTCCGCGATGCGGACGCGCAGCGGCTCGAGGAGTTCGAAGGTCTCCAGCAGGCGGGAGATCGTGGTGGACTCCCCACCGGGCAGCACGAGACCGTCGACCTCGGCCAACTCCGACTGCCTGCGCACAGAGATCACCCGGGCGCCGCCCTCGGTCAGGGCGGCGGTGTGTTCCCGAACGTCGCCCTGCAGCGCGAGGACACCGATCAGCGGACGGTCAACGGACATCGAACCCTCTCCCACGTGTGGTTTTCCAGCTTAGTCTCACGCCACTCCGGCGAGCCGGAGCAGCGCGGCGGTCGCGGCCGCGGCGGCCACGACGACGACGAACGGCGCTTTGCGCCAGGCGAGCACGCCACCCACCAGGACCCCCGCGGGCAGTGCCCAGCCCGCGAAGGACGGCCCCTTGGCCAGCGACGAGGTCGCGACCAGGGCGACGAGCAGAACGATCGCCGAGGTGGAGAGCAACTCGCGGAGGTGCTCGGGCATGGTGACCCGCTCGCGCAGCATGACGCCGCCGAAGCGGAACGCGAAGGTGCCCAGGGCGAGCACGAGAATCGGGATCAGCGTCATACCGTCACCTGACCTT is drawn from Actinokineospora alba and contains these coding sequences:
- a CDS encoding AzlD domain-containing protein → MTLIPILVLALGTFAFRFGGVMLRERVTMPEHLRELLSTSAIVLLVALVATSSLAKGPSFAGWALPAGVLVGGVLAWRKAPFVVVVAAAAATAALLRLAGVA
- the pdxT gene encoding pyridoxal 5'-phosphate synthase glutaminase subunit PdxT; translation: MSVDRPLIGVLALQGDVREHTAALTEGGARVISVRRQSELAEVDGLVLPGGESTTISRLLETFELLEPLRVRIAEGMPTYGSCAGMILLAEKVLDGRPDQHQLGGLDMIVRRNAFGRQVDSFEEDLDVAGIDGGPMHAVFIRAPWVESASPAVEVLATVPDTPAAGAAAGRIVAVRQGDVLATAFHPELGGDHRVHRLFVDIVRKS